One genomic region from Armatimonadota bacterium encodes:
- the clpP gene encoding ATP-dependent Clp endopeptidase proteolytic subunit ClpP: MTLVPIVVEQSARGERAYDIYSRLLKDRIVFVGGAIDDETANLVIAQLLFLAYEDPQKDIQLYINSPGGSITAGLAIYDTMQHIQPDVATICVGLAASAAALLLAGGTKGKRGALPYSRIMIHQPWGGAQGQVTDIEIQAREFLEMRRIVNEILSRHTGQPLERIERDTDRNFWMSAQKAKEYGLIDQVIEPRPEKVAAYARVNQTG, translated from the coding sequence ATGACCCTGGTCCCCATTGTGGTGGAGCAGAGCGCGCGGGGGGAGCGCGCCTACGATATCTACTCGCGCCTGCTGAAGGACCGCATCGTGTTCGTGGGGGGAGCCATCGACGACGAGACCGCGAACCTGGTGATCGCACAGCTGCTGTTTTTGGCCTACGAGGACCCGCAGAAGGACATCCAGCTCTACATCAACAGCCCCGGGGGGTCCATCACCGCCGGGTTGGCCATCTACGACACCATGCAGCACATCCAGCCGGACGTGGCCACCATCTGCGTGGGGCTCGCGGCCTCCGCCGCGGCCCTGCTCCTGGCTGGGGGCACGAAGGGAAAGCGGGGGGCCCTGCCGTACTCCCGCATCATGATCCACCAGCCATGGGGGGGCGCCCAGGGCCAGGTCACGGACATCGAGATCCAGGCCCGGGAGTTTTTGGAGATGCGCCGGATCGTGAACGAGATCCTGAGCCGGCACACGGGCCAGCCGCTGGAGCGTATCGAGCGAGACACGGATCGGAACTTCTGGATGAGCGCTCAGAAGGCGAAAGAGTACGGGCTCATCGATCAGGTCATCGAACCACGACCGGAGAAGGTGGCGGCGTACGCGCGGGTGAACCAAACCGGCTGA
- the aceA gene encoding isocitrate lyase has protein sequence MSQTVDHLRREAEELERRWRTDPRWQGIQRSYTAEDVVRLRGSIRVEYTLARRGAERLWELLEKEAFVAALGALTGMQAVQMVRAGLRAIYVSGWQVAADANLAGQVYPDLSLYPANSVPALVRRIQNALLRADQIEWSEGHLTRDWLVPIVADAEAGFGGPLHAFELTKALIEAGAAGVHLEDQLSAEKKCGHLGGKVLVPTRQFLRTLTAARLAADVLDVPTVLIARTDALSAPFLLSDADPYDHPFLLGERTPEGYYRVRGGLEAAIARGLAYAPYADLLWFETSRPDLEEARRFAEAIHARYPGKLLAYNCSPSFNWRRHLDPDTIARFQRELAAMGYRFQFVTLAGFHALCASTFELARGYAEEGMSAYVRLQEREFELERQGYTAVRHQREAGTGYFDLVAQVIAGGEASTLALQGSTEAEQFAGAPLRVRP, from the coding sequence ATGAGCCAAACGGTGGATCATCTCCGCAGGGAGGCGGAAGAGCTCGAACGTCGCTGGCGGACGGATCCCCGATGGCAGGGGATCCAGCGAAGCTACACCGCGGAGGACGTGGTACGGCTACGGGGATCCATCCGGGTGGAGTACACCCTGGCCCGCCGGGGAGCGGAGCGCCTGTGGGAGCTGCTGGAGAAGGAGGCGTTCGTGGCAGCCCTGGGGGCCCTCACGGGGATGCAGGCGGTCCAGATGGTGCGGGCGGGACTGCGGGCCATCTACGTGAGCGGGTGGCAGGTGGCCGCGGATGCCAATCTGGCCGGACAGGTCTACCCGGACCTGAGCCTGTATCCCGCCAACAGCGTGCCTGCCCTCGTGCGCCGCATCCAAAACGCCCTGCTGCGGGCGGACCAGATCGAATGGTCAGAAGGGCACTTGACCCGGGACTGGCTTGTGCCCATCGTGGCGGATGCGGAGGCGGGATTCGGAGGCCCCCTCCACGCCTTTGAACTCACCAAGGCCCTCATCGAGGCGGGCGCTGCGGGCGTCCACCTGGAGGATCAGCTGAGCGCTGAGAAGAAGTGCGGGCATCTGGGCGGAAAGGTCCTGGTCCCCACCCGGCAGTTCCTCCGAACCCTCACCGCGGCCCGCCTCGCCGCGGATGTCCTGGACGTGCCGACGGTGCTCATCGCCCGGACGGATGCCCTCTCCGCCCCCTTCCTGCTCAGCGACGCGGACCCCTACGACCACCCCTTCTTACTGGGCGAGCGGACGCCGGAAGGGTACTACCGGGTGCGGGGAGGGCTGGAGGCGGCCATCGCCCGGGGGCTGGCGTATGCGCCGTACGCGGACCTGCTGTGGTTCGAGACCTCTCGACCCGACCTGGAGGAGGCCCGGCGGTTCGCGGAGGCCATTCACGCCCGCTACCCGGGGAAACTCCTCGCGTACAACTGCTCTCCCAGCTTCAACTGGCGACGCCACCTGGATCCCGACACCATTGCACGCTTCCAGCGGGAGCTCGCAGCCATGGGCTACAGATTCCAGTTCGTCACCCTTGCAGGATTCCACGCCCTCTGTGCCAGCACCTTCGAGCTCGCCCGGGGGTACGCGGAGGAGGGCATGTCCGCCTACGTGCGGCTGCAGGAACGGGAGTTCGAGCTGGAGCGGCAGGGATACACCGCGGTGCGCCACCAGCGGGAGGCGGGCACCGGGTACTTCGATCTCGTGGCCCAGGTGATCGCCGGCGGGGAAGCCTCCACCCTGGCCTTACAGGGCTCCACGGAGGCGGAGCAGTTCGCGGGGGCTCCCCTACGGGTACGCCCCTGA
- the tig gene encoding trigger factor has product MLRVEVHREPGSRAVLEVEIPPERVGRALERAFARLGRSTTVPGFRRGRAPRFLLERYLGKQVVQETALEELVPEVLQEAVTQTGIRPITRPQVDVEDLVEGQPLRLRATVEVVPEVRPMDYRSLRIPRPESQVTEEEVDRTLETMRAQLAQLVAKEGPAEVGDFVLVRVEEAPEREARFGPGKELLVEVGGQETPQVLAEALRGVQEGQVVEVPWDGEGVLKVVVVGVRRRDLPPLDDAFARQVSDHQTLEALREEVRKRLVEEAARRAAEEYETEVLRRVVEGSEVDLPSSLVHAEVHALLEELVDRLRARGLTLERYLALSGKTLEQLHEEYRPVAERRVRARLVLDRIAELERLEPTEEEVQREVENLAQELGQEVAEVRRWLEAEGRESSLRSRLRRRKTLAFLVAVASGAEESPSGEESV; this is encoded by the coding sequence ATGTTGAGGGTTGAGGTGCACCGCGAACCGGGAAGCCGGGCCGTGCTGGAGGTGGAAATCCCCCCGGAGCGGGTGGGGCGCGCCCTGGAGCGGGCGTTTGCCCGCCTGGGACGCTCCACTACGGTGCCAGGCTTCCGGCGGGGCAGGGCCCCTCGTTTCCTCCTGGAGCGGTATCTCGGGAAGCAGGTGGTGCAGGAAACGGCATTGGAGGAGCTGGTGCCGGAAGTCCTCCAGGAGGCGGTAACCCAGACCGGGATTCGGCCTATCACCCGCCCCCAGGTGGATGTGGAGGATCTGGTGGAAGGCCAGCCGCTCCGGCTGCGGGCTACGGTGGAGGTGGTCCCTGAGGTCCGGCCCATGGACTACCGATCCCTCCGGATTCCCCGACCGGAGTCCCAGGTGACGGAGGAAGAGGTGGACCGGACCTTGGAAACCATGCGGGCCCAGCTGGCGCAGCTGGTGGCGAAGGAGGGCCCCGCGGAGGTGGGGGACTTCGTCCTGGTCCGGGTGGAGGAGGCACCGGAAAGGGAGGCCCGGTTCGGACCAGGGAAGGAGTTGCTGGTGGAGGTGGGGGGGCAGGAGACCCCACAGGTCTTGGCGGAGGCCCTCCGGGGAGTCCAGGAAGGGCAGGTGGTAGAGGTCCCCTGGGATGGAGAGGGCGTCCTGAAGGTTGTAGTGGTTGGCGTGCGCCGCCGGGACCTCCCGCCCCTGGACGATGCCTTCGCGCGCCAGGTGAGCGACCACCAGACCCTGGAGGCCCTCCGGGAAGAGGTGCGTAAGAGGCTGGTGGAGGAAGCGGCCCGACGCGCGGCGGAGGAGTATGAGACAGAGGTCCTCCGGAGGGTGGTGGAGGGATCCGAGGTGGACCTTCCCAGCAGCCTTGTGCACGCGGAGGTCCACGCCCTCCTGGAGGAGTTGGTCGACCGGCTGCGGGCGAGGGGTCTGACCCTAGAGCGGTATCTGGCCCTCTCGGGGAAGACCCTGGAGCAGCTGCACGAGGAATACCGGCCGGTGGCGGAGCGGCGGGTGCGCGCCCGGCTCGTACTGGACCGGATCGCGGAACTCGAGCGTCTGGAGCCAACGGAGGAGGAGGTTCAGCGGGAGGTCGAGAACCTAGCGCAGGAGCTGGGTCAGGAGGTGGCGGAGGTGCGGAGATGGCTGGAGGCGGAGGGACGGGAATCCTCCCTCCGGTCCCGGCTGCGCCGGCGCAAGACCCTGGCCTTCCTCGTGGCCGTGGCGAGTGGAGCAGAGGAGAGTCCGTCCGGGGAGGAATCCGTATGA
- a CDS encoding DUF881 domain-containing protein, whose protein sequence is MGGPHRFREVWAALGGVGFLLGVLVVLQVRSVREIRQQRELPSRRVEELAALVAQAETARKALEAEVADLQRRLQNHETLVAEGRALGAALAQELERQRMVLGLVPVRGPGIEVRLEAGARPLVGLPGGQVQATELAGLVNELWASGAEAVAVGGRRVLARSGFRQSGPRILIDGVPLSPPYVIQAIGDAALMEAALRTPGGVVEGLRSVGIVVRIRRVLFLRLPAYTGPLGTRWAKPVP, encoded by the coding sequence GTGGGTGGGCCGCATCGGTTCCGGGAAGTGTGGGCCGCCCTGGGAGGGGTCGGTTTCCTCCTGGGGGTTCTGGTGGTGCTCCAGGTCCGCAGCGTCCGGGAGATCCGGCAGCAACGGGAGCTTCCCTCCCGCCGGGTGGAGGAACTGGCGGCGCTGGTAGCCCAGGCGGAGACCGCGCGAAAGGCCCTGGAGGCAGAGGTGGCTGACCTGCAGCGGCGGCTGCAGAACCACGAGACCCTGGTGGCAGAGGGAAGGGCCCTGGGAGCCGCGTTGGCACAGGAGTTGGAGCGGCAGCGGATGGTGCTGGGGCTCGTACCCGTACGGGGGCCCGGAATTGAGGTGCGCTTGGAGGCTGGGGCGCGTCCCCTCGTGGGCCTCCCGGGCGGGCAGGTGCAGGCAACGGAACTGGCAGGACTCGTGAACGAGCTGTGGGCCTCCGGGGCGGAGGCCGTGGCGGTGGGCGGGCGGCGGGTCCTGGCCCGGTCCGGGTTCCGGCAGTCGGGTCCGAGGATCCTGATAGACGGGGTTCCGCTCTCCCCTCCCTACGTGATTCAGGCGATCGGAGATGCCGCGCTCATGGAGGCGGCCCTCCGGACCCCCGGGGGGGTGGTGGAGGGCCTGCGGTCCGTGGGGATCGTGGTCCGGATCCGCCGGGTTCTCTTCCTGCGTCTTCCGGCCTATACGGGACCTCTGGGGACCCGGTGGGCCAAACCCGTGCCGTAG
- the groL gene encoding chaperonin GroEL (60 kDa chaperone family; promotes refolding of misfolded polypeptides especially under stressful conditions; forms two stacked rings of heptamers to form a barrel-shaped 14mer; ends can be capped by GroES; misfolded proteins enter the barrel where they are refolded when GroES binds), with product MPAKLLLYEETARRALERGVEKVANAVRVTLGPKGRNVVLEKKWGSPTITKDGVTVAKEIELEDPYENMGAQLVKEVASRTNDQAGDGTTTATVLAWAMVREGLKNVAAGRNPMLIKRGIDAAVEVCVQELKNLSQPVTNREDIAHVAGIAANDPSIGEIIADAMEKVGRDGVITIEESKGIETTVEVVEGMQFDRGYISPYFITDPDKMECVLEEPFLLLTEKKISAARDIVPVMEKVIRFGKPLVVIAEDVEGEALATLVVNKLRGVLPSVAVKAPGYGDRRKAMLQDMAILTGGRVISDDIGVKLESVEVDMLGRAEKVRVTKDDTTIIGGKGKPEDIKGRIAQIKKEIEETTSDYDREKLQERLAKLSGGVAQIRVGAATETEMKERKMRFEDAVNTTKAAVEEGIVPGGGVALIRCLPALERLQLEGDEAVGVQIVRRALEEPLRQIAENAGLEGSLVVERVKETPDRNFGLDVRTGEFTDLVKAGVVDATKVVRLALQNAASVAGLLLTTEALVVEKREKKKEKPPTPGMQEEEF from the coding sequence ATGCCGGCCAAGCTCTTGCTGTACGAGGAGACGGCCCGGAGGGCCCTGGAGCGGGGGGTGGAGAAGGTGGCGAACGCGGTCCGAGTGACCCTGGGGCCTAAGGGGCGCAATGTGGTGCTGGAGAAGAAGTGGGGGTCCCCCACCATCACCAAGGACGGGGTGACGGTGGCGAAGGAGATCGAGCTGGAGGACCCCTACGAGAACATGGGGGCACAGCTGGTGAAGGAGGTGGCCAGCCGGACCAACGACCAGGCCGGGGACGGCACCACCACGGCCACGGTGCTCGCATGGGCCATGGTGCGGGAGGGATTGAAGAACGTGGCCGCGGGTCGGAACCCCATGCTCATCAAGCGGGGGATCGACGCCGCGGTAGAGGTGTGCGTGCAGGAGCTCAAGAACCTCAGTCAGCCCGTGACGAACCGAGAGGACATCGCGCACGTGGCGGGGATCGCGGCCAATGACCCCAGCATCGGGGAGATCATCGCGGACGCCATGGAGAAAGTGGGGAGGGATGGGGTCATCACCATCGAGGAGTCCAAGGGCATAGAGACCACCGTGGAAGTGGTGGAGGGGATGCAGTTCGACCGCGGCTACATCTCCCCCTACTTCATCACGGATCCGGACAAGATGGAATGTGTGCTGGAGGAGCCCTTCCTGTTGCTCACGGAGAAGAAGATCAGCGCCGCCCGGGACATCGTGCCCGTGATGGAGAAGGTCATCCGGTTCGGCAAGCCCCTCGTGGTGATCGCGGAGGACGTGGAGGGAGAGGCCCTGGCCACCCTGGTGGTCAATAAGCTGCGGGGGGTGCTGCCCAGCGTGGCGGTGAAGGCTCCGGGCTACGGGGACCGTCGGAAGGCCATGCTGCAGGACATGGCCATCCTCACGGGCGGCCGGGTGATCTCGGACGACATCGGCGTCAAGCTGGAGAGTGTGGAAGTGGACATGCTGGGTCGGGCGGAGAAGGTCCGGGTCACCAAGGACGACACCACCATCATCGGCGGTAAGGGCAAGCCCGAGGACATCAAGGGCCGCATCGCCCAGATCAAGAAGGAGATCGAGGAGACCACCTCGGACTACGACCGGGAGAAGCTTCAGGAGCGGCTGGCGAAGCTGTCGGGCGGGGTGGCCCAGATCCGGGTGGGGGCTGCCACGGAGACGGAGATGAAGGAGCGCAAAATGCGCTTCGAGGACGCGGTGAACACCACCAAGGCCGCGGTGGAGGAGGGCATCGTGCCCGGCGGTGGGGTGGCCCTCATCCGGTGCCTACCGGCCCTGGAGCGGCTGCAGCTGGAGGGGGATGAGGCGGTGGGCGTCCAGATCGTCCGTCGGGCGCTGGAGGAACCCCTCCGGCAGATCGCGGAGAATGCGGGGTTGGAGGGGTCCCTGGTGGTGGAGCGGGTGAAGGAGACCCCGGACCGCAACTTCGGCCTGGATGTACGCACCGGAGAGTTCACGGACCTGGTGAAGGCCGGGGTGGTGGACGCCACCAAGGTGGTGCGGCTCGCGCTCCAGAACGCTGCATCCGTAGCAGGGCTCCTGCTCACCACGGAGGCCCTAGTGGTGGAGAAGCGGGAGAAGAAGAAGGAGAAGCCGCCCACCCCGGGGATGCAGGAGGAGGAGTTCTAG